AGGTGACCACTTGGCCTGGGGATGGGGATAGTACTGAAGTCAAGCCAAGCCCCCAGGTCCTGGCACAGTGACAGCTCCCAGGGCTTCCCTGGGGCAGGTAAAGGGATGGAAGCCTTTCTTCACCCACCACCATAGTACTCGATGCGGCTCTTGCCCCCGGTGAGGTTGTACCAGGCCTCAAAGGGCTCCCTGATCTCAGCATAGGGCAGGCTGATGACTCCTGTGGGCACAGAAGGGCTGAActcagggggctgcaggggggccatgtcccaagggacATCCCCCACCCTCCTGCCCAAAGCCTGCAGCCAGGAGGGGAGCATGGGGCAGGCAGAGAGCACTCCAGGGCCTCACAGCATCATCCCCTTCTCCCACTTGTGGCCAACACCCCAGCCCCTGGGTTTCACTGGGCAATTGGAGCCTCCTCAGCTCAGGCATATTGGGTGGGAGTTGGTGTGGGACTCCCTTGGGCAGCACAGTGGgcaccccctccccaagcaGTACCTGTGACATGGTAGATGTCCCCAAACGTGGGTGGCTCCAGAGGGACTTTGCACTCTGCTcctagaaggaaaaaacaaacccaaacccccTTACCctgctgatgctgcagctctgtgcagggAGGGGCTGGTAGAGGTGCTGGGCCCTGGGAGGGggggcagccccaggggagctCATGTTggtggcagggatgggagggcTCCCACCTGCCTGGGCAAGGCAGAGACTAGAAATCCCCCAAACTgggaatctctgctcctctgctaGCTCCCTGGCTGACCCAAAGCCCCCCTCATCTCCACTGCCCCTGGGGTGCAGCCAGCTGAGGGGCACCCCAAAGCCCCCAGACACACCCCAGGGCATGAGGGGCAACAATAAGCCCCTCTATATGCCACACACAGAACATGTCCTCAAGCATGGGGGCAGAGCAGCCCCCTCCTGGGGTGAAGACCCCCACAGTGCTCAGCCTAAGGGGTACAacagcatcaccctgcactGGGGACATGGCATCTGTCCCCTCTCCGTCCCGAGCTTGCCCAGGGTGGGTgctcacccagcagcactgccgctcccagcaccagcagccccctCAGCCTCTCCATCCTGCACCCCAGCCCGGGCAGCTGCCCGGCGCCCAGGGGGATTAAAAGCCGCTGGTgggtgggcagggagctgccgGCAGCCAACGGGCAAAGCCCATCCTTCCCGTGGCTAGTGCTAGCCCAGGGGGGAGGCGTGGCTTGCTGTTGCCCCCCTGTCCCCCCGCAGCTGCCTTTCCCACCCGCACCAGGGTGGGTGTTGATGCCGTGTGCTTGCGGGGCTTGGGGTGCGGGGAGCAAGGGAGGACACAGACCCCCATGACAAGGCCATGCCCTGGGGCTAGGGAGGTGCCCCATGGCTCAGGGGGGGTTGCTGATGAGTGCTGGGGGTGTCCCTGAGCTCCCACTCATTCAGCCCGTGTTGCAGTTTGCAGTGTGTTACctgcggggctgggggcacctGCAGCAATCAGGGCCACTGAGACCCTGCCAGGCACCCCAGAGCCCCCTGCCCGGGGTGCTCCCAGCCCTCCGGGGACAGCAGCCAGGGTGTTCCCACCATAGGCAGCTCCGGGGAGACGCAAAGGGTGCCTTTTGCACCCCTGCAGCCATCCAGCTGCACCGTCAGGGCGAGCCCAGGGCTTCAGGGCGATCAGGGGCTTcagctggggaggtgggggagaagggggaaagaTGCAGCTGAAACGGTCAGAGCTGGGTGGAAAAACAACAGAGCCGGGAGggggagaacagcagcagccccgTGGCCTTCACCCCTCCCGCCTGCTGCACTCCCGGGGCCCCGGCACAAGGTGAGAGCGAGCACCCGCCGATCCCGAGCCCAAAACAAAGCTGATAAGGgctggggggaggagggagctgatgGCACGTGGCCCCGGGGACGAGGCGAGATGGATTCGCCTGCACCcctgggtgcagggctggggtgatGCATCCcgtgtgcagggctggggtgatGCACCcctgggtgcagggctggggtgatGCACCcctgggtgcagggctggggtgatGCATCCcgtgtgcagggctggggtgatGCACCcctgggtgcagggctggggtgatGCATCCcgtgtgcagggctggggtgatGCACCcctgggtgcagggctggggtgatGCATCCcgtgtgcagggctggggtgatGCACCcctgggtgcagggctggggtgatGCATCcctgggtgcagggctgggctgatGCATCccgggtgcagggctggggtgatGCACCcctgggtgcagggctggggtgatGCATCCCGTGTGCAGGACTGGGGTGATGCATCccatgtgcagggctggggtgatGCACCcctgggtgcagggctggggtgatGCATCccatgtgcagggctggggtgatGCACCcctgggtgcagggctgggctgatGCATCCcgtgtgcagggctgggctgatGCACCcctgggtgcagggctggggtgatGCATCCcgtgtgcagggctggggtgatGCACCCCTGGGTGCAGGACTGGGGTGATGCATCCAGTGTGCAGGACTGGGGTGATGCACCCCACACTGCAGCACCTTCCCCGGGTCTGCTGTGGCAGCAGATGGGTGCAGAGCTGCACCCTGCCTGAGGTGCACCCACCCCAGCAGATATGGGAGACCACCAGGCTCACAGCAGAGGGACCTTCCCACTCCATGTGCAGGATCCTTgtgccctcaccctgctgctcttccctgagAGCTCAAACCCAGCCTCAGAACACACACCTAAGCCATGGCCCCTGTGTCAAGTGCCTCTCCCTGGAGGGAGCAGCCCCTcggagcagggggaggggatTTTGGCTCGTGGTGTTGGCAAACAGGGCTGGTGCCACCCCCACCCGCAGCCAcaacaggaccagggcagtggggcagagggtggatgcctccccccagcccctccccgaCGCCCCGTGCCAGGAATTTCTTGTCTCAGCAGAAATCCCTGAGGTTGTTTGTGCTCCACCTCGAGAATCAGGGCTGGAAAAAGCCGCTCCCCTGGCCCTGGATGCAAGAAGTGGTTGGCTGTGCCCTTCCCTGGGGTTCCACAggacaaacaaaacaaggatgAGGACAAGGACCTGTGCAAGGGACAGATGTGTCACCCACTGTGGGCACTGGGATCTGCCAAGggggcagagctggagggggCAGCGAGTGAATCTCTCCTGGAGAAGCAAACTGGGGTCATTCCAGGGGCTTTATTGGGACCATCCCCCAGCTGGGTCCCCATTCTGCCCCTTGTCCAGCACCCCACGGCCCTGTCTCACCCTGTCCCCAATGTCCTGCTGCATGGTGGCTCATGCAGGGGCTTATCCAAGgctcccaagatgctgaggggatggaacatcagtgtgaggaggaaaggctgcagccctggggctgttcagcctggggaagagaagcctgagctcaggggcacctcagcaacactgatcagcacctaaagggtgggtgtcaggaggatgaggtgacactttgttgtgtggtggccagtgacaggagaagggggaacaggcacaggctggaacacaaaaagttcccctaGCACTGGAGTAGagagtcctttggtgctgaggtgagggagctctggcccaggctgcccagggagcgtgtggaggctccttctcaggaggtttccaaccccagctggacatgttcctgtgccccctgagccaggggaacctgctgtagcaggggctggggctggatgaactctgcagggcccttccagcccccccTACTCTGGGATTAACCCAGGGAGGAGCACACTGAGCACCCCCGAGggctctccctgcagagcctggagacTCAGGCCAGCGTGGGGTAGGTGGCTTCAGTGGCCACACCACAGTTGTTGTCCTTCATGGCCATGAGGATGTAGCCATCATTGCCCCAGTATGTGGACCAGGAGTTCTTGATGAGCCAGTATGTCTCTCCCTGCAGGACCCCGTAGCCCACGGCCAGCACAGCATGGTCCAGCGTCCCAGGCTCGTTATCTGCAGGGAACAACAACACAGAGGTGGTTTTGTCCCTGTCCTGAGAGCATCCCCACTCCCTGGGCACACAGGTGCCCCCATACCCTGTGTGCTACCCACTCACCACACTTGGGCTCATAGTAGATGCCATTGGAGTAGAAGGAGAAGGACTTGTGGGAGGCATCGATGCTGACAGCCACGGGGCCGTGCTTGTAGATGGCAGCTTTGAGGGCTGTGATGTTGCCTGAGGTGACATTGACGTAGCCTGTGATCTTGGCCAGCATCTCAGACTGGTTGTAGTGGCACAAGCCGTTCTGCAGCACCCAGGGAGGGGACACACTGTCACCAGGAGACCCCAGATCCCTTCCCTGCGACTCAGCCCACCCTGGCTGCCCCcgtgcagctctgctctgatgcAGGGAGTGGTCTGGGACTCAGGCTGTGGCAGCATCCTGGCTCGGAGCCCTCTGTCCTCACCGTGCTGGGGATGGTTTCTGgttgctgcagggacacagtgctgcctgcacacagcacagggagctgaCGTGGTGCCCCAGGCCCTGAGGGGGCTGTTGACTGAATGTTGCAGCCACGTCCCTGTcactgggcagctctgctccatCCCCAGGGCATGGAGGGACCCCTGGCACCACCCATGGGTGGAGGAGCtttgttctctgttttgcaagaggagaaactgaggcataCAGTGATGAAACTGCTTGGCTGAGCCCTGTATGGGCTCTGAGCCTCAGGGAAGTTGGAGCCTTCCAAGGTGGCATCCCCATCTCCAGGACCCATTAGCATCCCCTGCCCCATCTGATCACCCCCAGCATGGCTCTAAAGCTCCAGAGTTACATCCTGAGACCAGGGAGCCCTTCACCTGCCCCTTGTAGGGCCCGTAGGACTCAGTGCTGGCGATGCCACCGTGTTTCTTGATCCACTCATAGGCTCTCCACTCCTCACCCCCGTCACAGGCGTAGTTCCCAAAGCCCCAGGAGCAGTCGATGAGGACTTGCTGGGACAGGGGGGTCAGCACACCAGTCTGCAGGAGGGGACACGCTGCAGGGATGGAGCCAGGCACCCTCCTGGCACCTCAGCCATCCCTGtggggcacagccctgctcacaCCTTGAGGAAGAGGGCACCCTCCATGGCACCTGTGGTGGCAAAGCTCCAGCAGGACCCGCACACAGCCTGGTCCTTCACGGGGGTCACAGCACCTGGGGACAGCAGCATGGGGGGTGAGAGGCTGCGAGGGCACCCGAGGGTGGGGGCAAGTggaagggaaactgaggcaggagtCAAGGACTCACTGTGATCCCAGAGGCTTGGTGCTaactggggagggggagagaggggaaggatgCCCCAGTAAACCTGTGGAACTCCTGCTCTTGTGCTGTGGGGCAAGCTCTGGGGGTGTCTGATGAGGACATGGGGGAAGCCAGATGTGGCTTCAGATGTCACATCTGTCCTGGGGCACTAGACTGAATGAGGGCCAGATGAGCCCCGCTTCAATCTCCCGGCTGCCAGGCAGTGGGGGAGTGAGACACGGCCACAGAGAGACACAGCCCCCAGGGGAAACCCCACGGGTGACACTGAGGGGGCAGCTGGGTCACACTTTGCACTGGCCCACCCAGGACCCCACGCTCACCATACATGCGCCAGTCGAGGCTCTCGGGCAGGATGAGGCCGCTGTAGagctggctggggaagggctgcccGTGGTTGGGAGCCGCGCTCCGGCGCCGGCCCCGCAGGGCTGCCAGTTCCTGGGCTGTGCGGTCGGCCAGAGGGTTCAGAGCCAGCGTGTAGGAGAGGGCAGCACGGTTCCTGGAGTGCACAAACCTGcggggcacagggctggggaggctggcacagagctggggaaggggctggagcacaagggtgctggggaggcactgagggaatgggagtgttgagcctggagaagaggctgagtggacacagcagcactctctgacactccctgacaggaggctgcagggagatgggggtcaggctctgctcccaagtgacaggacaagaggaaaggggctcaagtttccccaggggaggttgaggttggagctgaggcagaactgtttccctgagaggggtgtcagcccctgtgccaggctgcccagggagctgggggagtgcccagccctggagggatcccaaagctgtggagctgaggtgctgagggccaggggttagtggtgggctgggcagggtgaggggagggctgggactgcagcagcttcaagggctttaacaaccaaaatgattctgtgattttatgctgtgagagaggagcagggggaCCACACTGTTATGGATGAAGATGTCCTTGCAATGCTCATGCTCCTCACTGCTGGAGCTCTTCCCAAACTGCTCCTCCTGGGGATGGGGAGCAccccatagaatcacagaatcacagcatggtgggggttggaagggacctttagagctcatccagtccaaccccctgcagaattaggtccacctagatcaggtcacacagaacgtgtccagatgggtcttgaagacctccgaggaaggagcctccacaccctccctgggcagcctgggccagggctccctcacctcccagTGAAACAggtttctcttatgtttaaatggaactatttg
This DNA window, taken from Colius striatus isolate bColStr4 chromosome 24, bColStr4.1.hap1, whole genome shotgun sequence, encodes the following:
- the LOC104555363 gene encoding digestive cysteine proteinase 1; this encodes MDVLRWLTASVLCTAVRAQDYGLSRSPPRFGSIYHTRGVINLPYAEIEEPFEAWYNLTGNKSRIQYYGGQVITYQLAAVKPYGMRYKITPETTEKEVNTRKCFQLPGSKEDVVKAQSVFPNLEGFKFVREEYYQGRYCAVWQNVTHWAQKKNVYTLWVTNSSCGVAPVHYEMRGYNSLLGSHYDKYEITYTDFDNSFPPSIFDLPVNETKKCGGLPGSEVEHRVLVNPMEDLVGRHQPWAHEVFHHYQRRMGRRYGSLRELEHRQSIFVHNMRFVHSRNRAALSYTLALNPLADRTAQELAALRGRRRSAAPNHGQPFPSQLYSGLILPESLDWRMYGAVTPVKDQAVCGSCWSFATTGAMEGALFLKTGVLTPLSQQVLIDCSWGFGNYACDGGEEWRAYEWIKKHGGIASTESYGPYKGQNGLCHYNQSEMLAKITGYVNVTSGNITALKAAIYKHGPVAVSIDASHKSFSFYSNGIYYEPKCDNEPGTLDHAVLAVGYGVLQGETYWLIKNSWSTYWGNDGYILMAMKDNNCGVATEATYPTLA